A single region of the Nicotiana sylvestris chromosome 6, ASM39365v2, whole genome shotgun sequence genome encodes:
- the LOC138870876 gene encoding uncharacterized protein, translated as MPTGRLAKWQILLTEFDIVYVTRMAVKSLALADHLDENPVDDEYYPKSTYFPEEEVNSVEAISKDTHAWKMFFDGAVNAKGVGIGAILISPTSHHYPTTARLRFFCTNNAAEYEACIMGMNIAIDQNVEELLIMGDSDLFSRQAQGEWKTRDVKLIPYSQHVEDLGKRFKSIEFRYIPRCHNKLADAFATLASMLPYPGNAYIDPLEIQIQEMHSHCNTVEVEPNIQPWYHDMKRFLKN; from the coding sequence atgcccactgggagattagcaaagtggcagatcttactcacagagtttgacatagtctacgtcACTCGCATGGCAGTGAAAAGCCTGGCGTTAGCGGATCATTTGGatgagaacccggttgatgatgaatacTACCCTAAGAGCACTTACTTCCCAGAGGAAGAGGTGAATTCAGTTGAAGCAATATCTAAAGACAcccatgcttggaaaatgttctttgatggagcggtaaatgcaaaaggtgttggaattggggcaatcttgatctcacccaccaGCCATCATTATCCAACCACAGCCCGActtcggtttttctgcacaaacaatgccgccgagtatgaagcctgcattatgggtatgaacattgCAATCGACCAAAATgtcgaagaattgttaatcatgggtgACTCGGATTTATTTAGccgacaagctcaaggagaatggaaaacccgagatgtcaagcttattccttatagtcaacatgtggaagatcttggcaaacgattcaagtcaatagaattcaggtacatcCCTCGCTGTCACAATAAATTAGCTGATGCATTTGCTACGTTGGCCTCGATGCTaccatacccaggcaatgcctacattgatcctttggaaatccaaatccagGAAATGCACAGTCACTGCAATACGGTTGAGGTAGAACCAaatattcagccatggtatcatgacatgaAGAGATTTCTAAAAAACTAA